The genomic region CCTCACCATGATATCCTGCAAACTCTCCATCGGCTATTTCCTGCTCAGAGTGACCACCGAAAAGATCCAACGATGGACCATCTACCTCGCCATGTTTTCGACTGCCCTTTCGTGcggcatcttcttcttcgtcacCCTATTCCAGTGTCATCCTATATCATACTTCTGGAACAAGGACCAAGATGGCACATGCATTGATCCCGGTGTCGTCATTGGATTGGCGGCTCTCTACAGTGTTTTCGCTGTTGGTTCTGACCTTGTTTTTGCGCTGCTTCCTGGGTGGATTGTATGGAATCTGCAGTTACACAAGCGAACGAAATACTCACTGATCCCTCTGCTCGCTATGGGTTGCATGTACGTCTTCTTTTATACCACGGATGATAAAAACTGTACTGACAATGCATATAGTGCTAGCGCAGCCGTCATTGCTCGATTCCCATACTTGCATCTCCTTGGAAAGCCCGATTTCCTCTGTAAGCTCAAGATCCCCCTTTGATTACGTGGCAGCCAACTAACCTATTACTACCAGGGAATACCACTGACATTGCCATCTGGTCAACAATCGAGCAAGGATTGGCCATCACGGCAAGCAGCTTGGCAACCTTGCGGCCTCTGATCAAACAAATAGCCTTCCGCCTGAACCTGACCAGCAAGCCCTTATCACTCGGCCCATCTGGCTACGGGTCATCACCGCGCACTCCTGGACCTGGGACACCAAGAGCCTTCTCAAGTCGAGAGGCGTACACACTCTCCTCAGTGAGTCGTCAGGATGGTCCTGAAAAGAAAGGATCGGGGTTTGATTCGAGACAACCAAGtgatctcaagcttggcaTTAAAAAGGAGACCAAGTGGGAAGTCAAGATAACGAAAACAGCCATGAGtgagagcgaggaggagTTGCACTCACCAAGAGCATGGAGAAATAATAACATCATTTAAAAATACCCAAGGTAAACATAGTGCGTATTAAATAGCACAGCCATACTTAATctcttatataataactctTATCAATTACTCAGCAGATCGTTTGTAGATCTGCCCTTGGGCACTATGTGAATTCGTGTTCTCTGAGATCAATACATCCTTGTTTCTCAAACTCTCCTACCAGCGGCTCAGTGAGAGATTCCACGGCTTCTAATGTACTCGATCTCGGTGTGAGTCTCGGGTGTTCTGGTCCCTTGCCCATCCATCTCACACGGCTCCACGTTGACCTGAAACGGTCTCCAGTAGTGAACCTGACCTGGGTCTTCCCCCTCAAACTCTTGAACTCCGGGGCTTCCGCGGCGCCACCTGTCGGGAGAGTGAGGGAAGTATAGCGGGCTTGAGATTTGCGGCATATATGGGACAGAGTAAAATGATTCTGTCGTGGGAGCTGACTGGACATTAACCTTCGCCTTTCGGTTCCTGCGCATCAGCCATAGGCCAACTAGAACTGCCAGCACGACAACTCCAGCGCCAACAGCAATACCAATAATTGCCCCTGTAGACAGTCCTGATTTTGAGCTTGATCCTCCTTCTGATGCAGCGGCCTTAGGATCAGTGCGTCCATCATCAAGCCTTGTACGATTGGTAAAAACTGCCTTCATGCTTAGCAACGTGCCAAGATCATGATTAACAAATCCCTGGTCAGGCTTGACCTTGGTTGCGCCTCCATCTTCCGTCCCCCCAATAACACTCGTCACAAACCCAGGAACCTTATAGCCGAAGAGACTCGGCTCATAGCCTGCCCAGACCTTCTTGAAGTTTGATTTGATCCGGTTGCCTAGATCGATGTTGTGAACTCCCCAAACCTCATCGACATCACATGTTTCTTCTTGTGGGAATGCGCCGCCTATAGTGAGCATTTGTGAGCCTTGGTTGACGACATCGCATGATAGGCTGTGAGATGGGTAGTAGCCTGTCCCGTTTTGATCGAGAGGATAGCTTTTGATCCATGTGAAAGAAGGTAAAGAGAGGATATAGACGTCATCGAATCCAGGCCCCTCCATCCCATGTCCTGCATTAATGTATCTATACATGAGTTAGCATCACGAAAGCAGTAGGCCAGAGCCAGGCACTCTGACTGGGTCGTCTTACATGTTGTAGCTGCTGCGATCCTCTGCCCATACAGCTCCAGCACAGAATCTTCCCCGACTCTCAGGAATTGTACCGTTTGCCTTCTGAACGTGCCACTTGTTCGATATCATATCATAGAGAAAGATCTCGTCTAATGGCTGTGAGACCATGGTGCCATTATCTCCAGGGTCCTGAAACCCCCCGAAGTAGACCAGCATACCACGGTCGCTGGCGGGGATAAATGTCATGACTCCTTCAGCGCGTTTAATATCATCAGGTCCTGAGAGTTTGGCCCAAGTATCACTGTCCATCTGGTACCGAATTAAATCTGATGTCGCACGTCGTTCGCCGCTCCAGTCGGGCACAGAAGCTCTCGAAAGGTAGCCTCCATAGTAATATCTAACGAGGTCAGTACTGGTTATTGTATAAAGGCCACCTGAGCCAGGAAAACCGTCAACTTGCCCTTCCCCTCGCTCCTTTACAGTTGTAGCAGCCCCATAACTGACGCGCTTGATATCGTCGGAGGGCGGTCCGAAATCATCCCACTGATCATACCATATATCGTAGGACATGAAGTTCGAAGTGGTCGGGCTGCCGCTAAAGAATTCGCCGCCGAAGAGGAATAAACGGTAGTTAACGTCATCTGCCCAAAGAGCACCGCCATGTACTGAAGGAACCGAGACATTCTTGCTGAGGTTCGCATGAATCTGTGGCATATTATCCTTACTATTGTGATCAAGGTCATGCCACACCAGCCAGGTATCTGGAGAAATGGTTACTTCACTCCACGCAAGATACGGGAAGACAGCGTACTTGTATAATTCTTTGGGTCGGTCTCTAGCGGTTTCCAGTTGACCAATCCTCCATCGATATATAGCTTTCGATCTACCACTGCTGTCTGGTGTCCAAATCGTCGGCAAAAGTCCTTGACGGGATCATTCTGGATCGAAAGATGGAGGCTGGTAACCAAGACTACAATCGATAATAACCATGACTTGGCTGCCATTGCACGAGGGAAGTTCTCAGCTTCCCGCACCTCGTGAGTAGTAAAATTATGAAGAGCACGGTCTTGTATTAGTATGGCATGTTGGGAGCCGAGATTAGGTAAATTACATGGTGGGACAGGAAGGGAATGATGTAGGTGCAAGGAGCAGAAATGGTCTTGTTATCTACATCTCAATCTGCAGTGCTCAGCCCCTACGGCCAAGCTTAAACTAGCTGCTCAGCCTTACGACTAAAAGCCCAGAAGGTTGTCTTCATTGGTATGATAGCCTGTGACATTCCGCATACGCTTCGACACCCATTTCAGTCCAGTTGCGTCAAAACCACTCTTTGGCGTTTTATCCGCTCGCCAGTAATCTTAATGAACCGCAAAAACCATGGTAGAGAAGGTCACATCGCTCTGTAGCCAAGCCACCACCAGTTCGATAGCAGCTACTTGGAGGCCAGTTTTGAGAAGCCCTCCGTTCTGACCCGGAAGTTGGCGTTGTTTCAATTGTGCACCCCACCCATAAACAGAAAGTGCACGAATTTTCACGAAGCTGCTGCGGCCTCCAGATTTCACAACGGATGAATGGACTGCTTCTTATAGCTGTTCTTGAAGAAAATACCGATTTAGTCTCGagtttatttattcttgGCCCCCTGAGTGACATATGACCTAACAGAGACTCATCTAATTGAGGTGCGCCCGCGAGGTTCCAGCCATTGATGTCACTCCGCAGAAACGCGGAGATACCACATGAGGATGACCATGCCTCGATTATGTGGCGGATTGTGAGTCAAATCATCACAATGAGCTAGATATGATAAAAATTAATGCCTAGCACATCTATTCACTTTCTACTGTGTCATCATACTTGCTAAATAAGCTCTGTGTGGTGAgataagctctcagccacagctctcgactgcaaataacacatctagcTCACAACATCGACAGCCTTTGAACTATGCGTTTTCGTTTACCTGgttggaaagaagaatacGATCGCTACAAGCTTCGGGTGTAATTCCGTGCAGTTTTCTCTCCGCTTTGTTGGGAAGATCTCCTTGCTTTCCGGGCATGACCCGACCGGGGTGTACAATATTGAGTACGCATGATGCGATCAGCATAAGTAAAGAATCGAGACAGTACTGGTAAGCTTCGTGTCGAGGGATGGAACTATTGAGACCACCAGAATACTCGATAAGACGAAAGATAATTCTGGTCTATGCTTACTTAGCAGGCGATTTCACAAATGCGTTATGCCGTAGTGATTCAACCTACAGATATCAAAATGACTGCAAAGTATAAGCAGTAAAGGAGCAGGAGGGCATTTCTTGGCAGGACCACGCTTGTATCTCTGTGGAAACATATTGCGATTACAGAGAAAATGCATATGAATAATTGCTGAATAGCAATGCCTGCCATGTAAATATGCAATCCTGTAGCAAGCATCAGTAACGCGGGACGAAATTATTCATGGTCAAATTACCTCTCAAGATCACCTCATTGCCTACATTTGTGTCAGAGGCTGTGGCTGCCCCGTAGATTTGCACCACTGCCGCACTGTATCCCGTGTAAATCAGTGCCTATCCTCCCCAAGAAATTCGCAATAACTTACATTTTATCCAAAACAACGGAGAGATACCCGACCCTCCATGCGCTTAATCCTAAGACCTTGCCAGCTTTTGAAAGGGTCCAGACCATGCGACCTAGAATCATGTATACAAATGCGTTGTTCCAGATTGGCGCAATCTTCTAGAGTCAGCAATGCTAACCCTTATGTCAGGGAGCTTTTCACATACCAGGATTAGAACAAACCATGCTGCATAAGGCCCTAGACTTGCCGGACTTTCGATGCTAAGAATTCGAAAGAGATATGCTAGGGTCTGAAGCAAACCGCTCATCGCAATTGTCCAGCAATACGGCTTGCGATATCTCACGGCTTGAACGGCGTGTGTAAATGTCGCTAAAGCGAAGACTACCGTCATGTGTAGGCTGCTGCTAGATTTGGACAGAAGTCCCACTTTGTGGCAGTGACTTCGAGTGCTGGATATGGTTATGAGTTAGAGAAACATCACAAAAGATATGAGGTTATGTGTACTGACCATGGCATGTCCGAGGCATACTTGGGATGATATAAGGGTGAAACTGTACAGAAAGCAGAAAAAAAGGATAGTAAAAGAATAAGACTTTAGTAAAGGGGAGTTAAGTAAGAAGTGAGAAGTCGGATAAGATTAAAAGAAGGACTTTATCAGGAGAAATTCAAGAAGACCTAGATAGACTTCTGTTTCTTATGAAAGGGCCTTTAGCTATCTCGGATGTTCCGGAGCAGCCGGCTTGAGCTTTAGAAATATTGAAGTTGGTGGACCACCGGCTTATGTCCAGCTCAGCCACCGCTTTCGATATGTACTAGGAGTGAGCTTGTAGTATC from Fusarium oxysporum Fo47 chromosome III, complete sequence harbors:
- a CDS encoding RTA1 like protein-domain-containing protein, encoding MPRTCHALEVTATKWDFFFALATFTHAVQAVRYRKPYCWTIAMSGLLQTLAYLFRILSIESPASLGPYAAWFVLILIAPIWNNAFVYMILGRMVWTLSKAGKVLGLSAWRVGYLSVVLDKIAAVVQIYGAATASDTNVGNEVILRGLHIYMAGIAIQQLFICIFSVIAICFHRDTSVVLPRNALLLLYCLYFAVILISTRIIFRLIEYSGGLNSSIPRHEAYQYCLDSLLMLIASCVLNIVHPGRVMPGKQGDLPNKAERKLHGITPEACSDRILLSNQVNENA